A single region of the Halorussus salinus genome encodes:
- a CDS encoding DUF5789 family protein: MGVRPPSSNSDEGPDVIEFGIAEVAAELDGGNLSFPATGDEIVQALSDPRIKYDADGHTVPLSEAVSDVEREEFEDKQEFLNALHPVFEHYRNSRTPSVIERVRSALPL, encoded by the coding sequence ATGGGCGTGAGGCCACCATCGTCGAACTCGGACGAGGGTCCCGACGTTATCGAATTCGGCATCGCCGAGGTCGCGGCCGAACTCGACGGCGGGAACCTCTCGTTTCCGGCGACCGGCGACGAAATCGTGCAGGCACTCTCGGACCCGCGCATCAAGTACGACGCCGACGGCCACACCGTGCCGCTCTCGGAGGCCGTCTCGGACGTGGAGCGCGAGGAGTTCGAGGACAAACAGGAGTTCCTGAACGCCCTCCACCCAGTCTTCGAACACTATCGGAACTCCCGGACGCCGAGCGTCATCGAGCGCGTTCGGTCCGCCTTGCCACTCTGA